A segment of the Anabaena sphaerica FACHB-251 genome:
GGATACTCTCAACTGAACAACAAGATCCCCGACTTCTCTAAGAAGTCGGGGATCTGAAATGAACAGCATATTATCAAGCTTTCAGAAATTTAACTGTTTCCATGACTGCCGCAGATATATAAAATAAGATTGCGATTTAATTCGATATTGCAATGTTTTGTTGCAAAAGTATGAATTCCAGCCTGGGTTTGATCACAAAAATGGGCTTTAATGGTATAAAAGACGATTAATTTTATTGGCTGATTAGCGTTGCCAGTGATACAATCCCCAATATGAGGTTTGATTCCATCTTCGATTACTTTATGCCTGCGGGGAAAAGGTGGCGCGATAATGCAGATTTCCCGACATATTAAGACCATTTTTGCCAAAATCCCTATTCAGCTTTATTTCCAAGCTGTTGTTTAGAGCGGATTTGGTAGGAAAACAACTGTAAAAAGGTACATAGAACAATACTTTCGCCACAACTGCAATTTTACTTTGGATAAAAATATCATGACATCTGCTGCTGAATTGCCAGCAAGCTCTGGCTCAAAATTTAAATTAGCTCAAGATTCCCAATACCTTGCTGATCATGATCCCCTGAAAAAATCCCAGGGTGTATACGTGACGGTGCATGGTCATTTTTACCAACCACCCAGAGAAAATCCTTATTTAGATGCGATTGAACGCCAACCTAGTGCTGCACCTTTCCATGATTGGAATGAACGCATTCATTGGGAATGCTATCGCCCCAACGCCTTTGCTAGAGTGCTAAATGACAAAGGTGAATTATTGGGGATCGTTAATAATTATGAGTACATGAGCTTTAATATTGGTCCGACTCTGATGTCGTGGTTGGAACGCTACGATGTGGAAGTTTATCAGCGGATTTTGGAGGCTGATGCTAAGAGTAGCCAAAGGTTGCATGGTCATGGAAATGCGATCGCCCAAGTATATAATCACATCATCATGCCTCTGGCCAATGAACGGGATAAATATACCCAAATTCGCTGGGGTAAAGAAGACTTTAAATCTAGATTTGGTCGTGATCCCGAAGGTATCTGGTTAGCAGAAACCGCTGTTGATTATCCGACTTTAGAAGCTTTGGTATCGGAAGGAATTCGTTTTATTGTCCTGGCACCATCCCAAGCACAACGCTGTCGTCCTTTCCCAACTGAAAACGATCCCCACCCTGCATGGCATGAAGTTGGTGGTAGTCAGATTGATCCCACCCGTCCTTATCGTTGTTATTTAAAGCCTACTCTCCAGACGACATCTTCACCTCTGAGTGCAACTAAAACAACTACGCCAGAAAGCACAGCAGGCTTACCTTACATTGATATCTTTTTCTACGATGGACCAATTTCACGGGACATGGGTTTTAGTGATGTGGTTTATAATTCTCACCACTTTGCAGGCCGTGTGGGTGCAGCAGTACGCGGGGATCATCGTCCCGCACAGTTGATATCTGTGGCCACCGATGGGGAAACCTTTGGACATCACAAAAAGGGAACTGAGAAAACTTTAGCCTATGCCTTTATTGGTGAGTTTCCTCATCACGGTTGGACGGTAACAAATTTTGCTCACTACCTGAGCTTAAATCCTCCCACGTGGGAAGTGGAATTAAAATCTATCACCGCTTGGAGTTGCGCTCATGGTGTGGACAGATGGCAAGATGATTGTGGTTGCGGTGGGGAAGGGGGTGTATGGCATCAAAAATGGCGGCGGCCGTTGCGGAATGCTTTGAATTGGTTGCGGGATCAGTTAATTGAGGTGTATGAGGAATATGGCGGCAAAATATTCCGTGATCCCTGGTTAGCAAGGGATGAATATATTCAGATTTTACGCGATCGCTCCCCTGCTAATGTCAGCCGTTTTCTCTCCCGTCATCAAAACCACAAACTTACCGCTGTGGAACAAGTAGATGCTTTGCGTTTGTTGGAAATGCAGCGTCACGCTTTGTTTATGTTCACTAGTTGCGGCTGGTTTTTTGAAGAACTATCCAGACCAGAGGGTACGCAAATTCTCCGTTATGCGGCTCGTGCTTTAGAATTAGCAGGGGATGTGGCAGGTGTGCAGTTGGAAAAAGGCTTCCTCAAACGTTTGGGTTTAGCTCTCAGCAATGTTGAACATTTTAAACATGGTGCTGAAGTATATCGTCAATTGGTACTAACTGCCCAAATCGGATTTAAACAAGTTGCCTCCCATTACGCGATTACTTCCTTATTTAACAATCACAACAATGCCTTATCGGCACAGGATAAGTCTCCAAATCTCCAAACTTACCAAAAGCGCGTTTATTGCTACACAGCCAATGAATTAGATTACCAACTGCAACGCATGGGCGCTTTAACTATGGCGGTAGGACACTTGAAATTAGTGTCAGAAATTACTTGGGAAAGTGAAGACTTGGTGTTTGCGGTTCTGCATCTGGGAGGTTGGGATTTCCATTGCTGCATTCAACAGTTTACAGGCAGGCGTGATTATAGCCACTTGAAAGAAAAGCTATTAGCATCGCTACAACAAGCAAGTGCGGCTCACGCTATCTTGGTGATGACGCAGATTTTTGGGGATGAAGCCTTTAATTTGCAAAATTTATTTGCCGAAGAACGCCACCGGATTATGCGCTTGTTAAGTCAGGAAACACTGACACGATTAGACCAACTCTATACCCAGACATATCGTGAAAATTACGGTGTGATTATGGCGTTTCATCGGGATGAGTTAGAAGTTCCCCAAGAATTACAGGTAGCGGCCGAGATTGCTTTAGGTTATCGCTGTATGATGACATTGCGATCGCTAGAGCAAGATATCACCGAAACCCAATTAAGTTGGAATCACATTCTCGAATTAGAAGCGATCGCCACTGAAGCCAAACATCTGCGCTGTCGGTTAAATATACCTGAAGGCAAACAGATATTAGAACAGTTAATTATGCGATTGCTGTGGCAATTATTACACGATGCTAACGGTTCTTTTAGTACAGATATCCAAAGGTTAGAAAAGTTGATTGATGTCGGGTATCAGCTAAATTTGGGCATTTCTTTGGAAAAATCCCAAGAACTCTACTTTAGCTGTTTGCATAGTCAAATAGTTCCCGTGTGTCTGAGCAACTTGAATAACCAAGCAGAAGCTACTCAGTGTAGTCAGTTGCTGAAATTAGGGCAAAAATTAGCCGTTGATGTCAGCATAATTGCGAAAAAATTGGCTTAAAAGTAGCACCTATTTGCAGGGTTGGCAATTTCACAACAACAGGACTTACGCACACAAAATTTGTCATTGCGACCGGAACAGACTGTAGGGACGCAATGCCAGAGTTTCAGCGATTACTTCGCTATCGCTCGTAATGACGTAATTACGTTAATTGTGCGTAAGTCCTAACTATATCTAAGGAACATTACGCGCACCCGAATTAGGCGATGATTCATTTTGTAAGCGTATTAATGTATTATAAATTCGCTGTTTTAACGCATTGTTATTTTGGTATTCAACCGTAATTTGATTGAAACGTTCAAATGTCAAATTATGTGCTGCCACTATTTTTTGAGAATCGTTACAATAATTAACCGCTATATCCTTAGCCTTATTTGGTAGAGAATTCATACTGCTGGGATCATTACAAACAATTTTGGGAATTTCTTTCCCACCAATCAGTTTTTTAATTTCCTCAAAAGCTTGTTGACGCTTTGGTTCCATTGCTAACACAGATTGGGCATAGTTAGTAACTTCTGTATTGTTAACTGTCAAGGGTTGAGCATCAGCTTTGACACTCAACCCCACAGTAGCGATTAAACTCGCAGCAGTGAGAGTTGCAAATACCAAATACTGAGACAGCTTACACTCAATTGAATTTCGCAAAAAGACCAAATAATTTTCCTGCATACGATAGATGACACAGAACAATAGTAGAGATATGATAGTGGATTTGAATTATTTTAGGAATCAGAAGTTCCGGTAAAATCGGAATTTACTAAATTTTTATAGGCACTGGGGTGATGTGGTGATGGGAAGAAAATTCTTTACCTGTTCCCTGTTCCCTGTTCCCTGTTCCCTTCTTTCCCAATTACCTTCTCTGATATACTTGACAGAGTTCAATGACTTTAGTTTGTAGTATTGATGTTTCTGAAGCTCCTTGTTTCAGGCTGACTTCTAATTCCAGCAGCAAGGGTAAATAAGAAATTAGTTGCGGTACAGAAAGAGATTTGACTTCTTGCTGTAAAAAGTAGATACGTTTCGGGTTATTGATTTCCGCAGCTTGGGCGATCGCTTGGGGGTTGCGCTCTCCTGCTTCCATCATAATCTTTACCCATAACCACGTGCGAAACTGACCAATCAAAGTGGCAACAATCCGCAAACCCGGTTCCGCAGCATTAATTAGATCCCCTAAAACACCCAAAGCTTTAGCTGTATCACCCGTTCTGATAGCTGCTGCTAATTGCAACGTGTTTTGAGTAGTATTTCTGACTAATAGAGTTACAGTTTTCACATCTAAGGGCTTATTGCTACCTGCAATGTAAAGCCGTAATTTCTCCATTTCGGTGTAGAGAAGCCGTGTATCGTTACCTATAGATTCAGCCAACAGTTCCGCAGTCTGGGGAGTTAGTTTCACACCCACAGTTTGAGCAGCTTGATTTACAGCTTGTACCAACAATTCCGTTTTCCAGGGGGGAACAAGTGAAAACTCTTGGAACTGGGCAAATTGTTTCAAAAATTTTGTAGCTTTGAGGCGTTCATCAGGTTTATTGCGGCTAGTGAGTAATAAAAACGAGTCTTCAGGAATTACAGGTAAAGTCCGTTGTAATTCTGATAACACATTTTCTGGACACTGTTGACACAGAGTAGTATTAATCAACCAAACCAAACGTCCACCTGCGCCAAAAGTGGGTGTCATGACTTGATTTAAAGCCTGAATCACAGCATCAGCTTGATCTGGGGGGAAAGCAGTATAGTTAAAACTTGTCCACAGAGGATCGAGAATGCGATCGCGCAAAACTGCAACCGCCTTTTCCATCGCAAAATCATCTTCACCCCAGTAAACATAGATTGGCATAATCATTCAAAATAGGGAACAGGGACAAATCAAGTCAAAAGTCAAAAGTCAAAAGGCTTACCCTCGTGAAAACGGGGATCAAAATTAAAGAACTCCTGACTCTTGACAAAATAACTTGGTCAAACTAAGTAAATTTCCCATTTCAATCCAAAATCACCTTTGAAAGTGATTTTCACATTTATTTAAGAGAGCGCGAGGCTAAGAAGATTGGACGACAACTACCAAACCTACTTAAATCGGGTAGCACGCATGACGCTACCAGAATCTTACAGAACCCAAGTTCAGCATATCCAGGAATCTTCCAAATTCAAGCCCCATGATGGAGTCAGACAACCAGCACCCTTTCCTGGCTATACGCTGATTACCCCACCAGCAGCAGAAGATACACAAAACGCTGATTTTTACAGCCAAATCGAGACTTATCAGCGATCGCTGTTAGAGTTACCAATCGACTCTGATTTGATTGTACCTCTACCTCCTGCCAGCTTTCATTTAACCGTCGCAGATTTGATTTGGGATCATGCTTTTGTTCATGCTACTGAAAAAAATCCCCAATTTGAACAGGAATTAAACTCTTGCTTAGGTGATTTATTTGAGCAGTATCAACAGTTAAAGAGCAAAGCCACTAATCCGATTTCCTGGCAAATGCTAGGACTGATAGTGATGCCAAGGGCTGTAGGTGTGTGCCTAATCCCCAAAGATGAACGCTGCTATGAGGAAATTATTCAACTCCGTCGGCTAATTTATCAAAATCGTAAGTTAATGGGCTTGGGTATTGAGCAACATTATCATTTTACTGCTCATATTACATTAGGCTATTTTGGGGAAATTCCTGCTGAACTAGACCGGATAAAACTCAGTAATATGTTGTCAGAGTTAAATCAACAATGGTTGTTGAACTTCCCAGAAATTTTAATCCATCGGGTTGAGTTGCGGAAGTTTGACAATATGACACGCTATTATCGTCAACCAGACTGGACTAGTTTAGATTTTTAATTTGTCAATAGTCAGTTATCAGTTGTAGAAAAATTATAAAGGATGAAGAATCAAAATCTAAAGCGATTAATTTTTCTTCATCCTTTATCCTTAGATGCCCAATTTTTCAAACAAATCGGGGATCTGGGTATTAAGTTTTTTTTAGTTGAGCTACTAAATAGACATCTCCGATAAAGATTGTAGAGCCAAGAATCCCTACCTATGGAATGTCTCTACAAGGGTTCTAGAAGACGCATATTTAATTTTCGGAGATATCTAATCATTCAGCATCAAGACTAATGATGAGCAACACCAACAGCAGTCAGCTAATACACCGTTGCAGTTGAAATTCCTGATAATGATTTTGATGCTGATTTAGAAATATTGATCTTGCAGCATAGAAGCTTATGTATCGAATGGCAGAAGTATTGACAGCCAGGATTAAGCTAGTCTGTGTATAGAATTAAAGCCAGATTTTCCTGACTTTACATCGGCAGCAGACAACAACTATCACTACGAATAAGACCTTGTAAGACCTTGGGACTGTTGTCATCAATCAAGTTTACACAGTGTTGATTTCAGCTTTAAGGATGAAATTATGATTTTTCAAACTTCGCTAATTGCAGTAAATAGTTTCAAGTGGTGCTATTTACACTTAGGATTAGCCCCAATAAAAGTAACTGGTGAAGTTTTCACTCCAGTACCAACAGCACTAGCTTTTTCTAGTCCTAAATTTTTACTAGCATTGCTAAGTGGCATAGTTATGGCCTTAGCATTTCAATTATTACTCACAAATCTCTCGTTAGCGGTGGGAATTTCCGCTATAGGAACTGGTGCATATTCTGATGTTGATGATACACAAACATTAGGAGGAAGCATTCGCAAAATTGAAGCTAAAATTGGGATTTGGGCAATTTTATCTTCCAGTATTGCATTATTTATCGCTTGTTTCGTAGCAATTAAACTTAGCTTAATTGAAAGTGCAGTTTTAGGCGCGATTATTGGTGTCATTATTTGGTCTAGCTACTTTACCATAATCATGTGGCTGGGTTCGAGTGCGGTAGGCTCATTAATTGGTTCTTTTATTAGCACTGTAACTTCTGGTATTCAAGGCTTGCTGGGTACAGCTACTGCTGCTACTACTTCAGCTTTGGGTGCCAATGCTGCTCAAAAACAGATGGTAGCAACAGCCGAAGAAATTACCGCCGCAGTTCGGCGAGAATTAACTTCCGGTTTTGATGCTGAAAGTATTAAAAATACTCTGCAAAATTCTTTGAATTCTCTCCAATTACCAAAGTTGGATATCAAAGAAATTAGAAATCAATTTGACCATTTGTTAAAAGATATAGATTTACGAGAGATTGGCGATAGACAATTTCTGGAAAATATTAATCGTCAGACCTTCGTAGATTTAATCAGCAGTCGTACAGATTTTTCTCCAGAGGATGTTAATAAAATTGCTGACCAACTTGAAGGTGCTTGGAAGCAAGTTTTAACTCGCCAAAATACGACAGGGAAAGTCATTGATTTAATTAAATCTGCTAGTCCAGAAGAATTAAACTCAGAAAAATTAGGTGAAAGACTGCAACAATTGATAACTGTTGGCGGTAATGGTAAGCAAACCAATGGAGTCATCAAACAAGCTATTCAATATGGCTTAGGTGCTGCGGGAACAGCAGTATTAGAGAGAGTTAATCTTGCTGATGTCAATGTTCAAGAAATTACCACTGAACTGAAAAAAATTGGCGGTCAGGTTCAAGATGTTGATGTCAATAAAATTATTGAGCAACTGAAACAGATTGCTAACAAAACAACGGAACAAACAAGTAAAATAGGTACTCAATTAGGTGAAAGATTTGCCAAACCTCAGAATCCTATCAAGGCAGATGTAGAAGATTATCTTCTTAATTCTTTTCCTTGGCATTTTAACCGTTTGACAATTCAAGATGAATTCAGAGATGTTATTTATGACCCAAATGCAGATCCAATCACTGTACGCCGTCAGCTAGAAGAAATTAATCAAGATTACTTTGTCAACTTGCTGAAACAACGTGGTGATATTAGCGAGGACAGGATTCAAGAAATTGCCGAACAAATAACAAGTATTCGTCAAGAAGTTTTCCAAATTGTTCAGCAAACTGAAAGAGAGGTTCAATCTCAAGACTTACATCGGAGAATAGAAGATTATCTGCGGAATACTAACAAAGAAGAATTAAATCCTGAAGGTATTGAGCGCAATTTTAGCACCCTACTTGAAGACCCAGAAGCTGGAGTTGAAGATTTACAGCAACGGTTGAGTGAATTTAACCGTGATACCTTGGTACAACTACTTCAGCAACGTCAAGATATTAGCGAAGAGGAAGCTAATAATATTGTTGGTAAACTCGAAGGCACTCGTGATAATGTTGTCAATCGAGCTAGAGAATTGCAAGAGCAAGCAAAAAATAAAGCTCAAGAATTGCGTCAAAGAGTAGAAGATTATTTGCGGAATACTAACAAAGAAGAATTAAATCCCGAAAGTATTGAGCGCGATTTTCGAGTTTTGTTAGAAGACCCGCAAACGGGAATCAATCTTTTACGCGATCGCTTATCGCAATTTGATAGAGATACGCTGGTACAATTATTGAGTCAGCGTCAGGATTTAAGTGAAGAACAGGTAAACCAAACTCTAAATGCTTTGGAAAGGGTACGAGATAATATTATCCAAGCACCGCAGAAAGTTGCAGACAAAGCGAAAGAACAATACGAACAAACGACAACAGCCATAGCTGAATACCTGCGGAATACCAACTTGAAAGAACTGAATCCTGAAGGTATACAGCGAGATTTGCAAAAGTTGTTTAGTGACCCCAAACAGGGTGCTTCCGCATTACGCGATCGCCTCTCGCAAGTTGATAGGGAAACTTTAGTTAAATTGCTTTCTGGGCGTGAAGATTTGAGCGAAGAACAAGTTAACCAAATTATTGATTCTGTACAAGCAGCAACTAATAACATTGTCAAAGCACCGCAACGTTTGGCGCAACGCACGACTAAACAAGTGTTAGACTTTGAAGCAAATTTGGAAAATTATCTACGCAATACCAAAAAAGAAGAACTGAATCCCGAAGGGATCAAACGCGACTTACGATTGTTGCTGTCTTCACCCCGCGTAGGTATTGGTAGTTTAGGCGATCGCGTTTCCAGAATTGACCGTTCTACATTAGTAGCTTTGCTTTCCCAGCGTGAGGATATCACAGAAGAAGAAGCAAACAGAATTGTAGACCAAATTGAATCTGTGCGTGACTCGATAGTTGCACAATTCGACCAGATTCAGCAAAGAATGCGATCGCTTGTTGATAGAATTTTCGGCAGCATTCGTGAATATCTCAATTCCCTAGATCGTCCTGAACTGAATTATGAAGGTATTCAACACGATTTTGCGAAGATATTCGATGACCCGCAAGCAGGATTTGAAGCTTTGCGCGATCGCTTAGGTGAATTCGACCGTGACACCTTAGTTGCTATCCTCACTTCTCGTCCAGATATATCCGAAGAACAAGCCAATCAAATTATCAATCGCATTGAATCTGCGCGGGATAGTGTATTGCATCGAGCCGAACGCATCCAGCAAGAAACCCAAAGAAGACTACGCGCAATTAAAGAACAAGCAAAACAGCAAGCAATTGACAGTAAAAAAGCCCTTGCCGATGCTGCTTGGTGGTTATTTAATGCTGC
Coding sequences within it:
- a CDS encoding MFS transporter, which encodes MIFQTSLIAVNSFKWCYLHLGLAPIKVTGEVFTPVPTALAFSSPKFLLALLSGIVMALAFQLLLTNLSLAVGISAIGTGAYSDVDDTQTLGGSIRKIEAKIGIWAILSSSIALFIACFVAIKLSLIESAVLGAIIGVIIWSSYFTIIMWLGSSAVGSLIGSFISTVTSGIQGLLGTATAATTSALGANAAQKQMVATAEEITAAVRRELTSGFDAESIKNTLQNSLNSLQLPKLDIKEIRNQFDHLLKDIDLREIGDRQFLENINRQTFVDLISSRTDFSPEDVNKIADQLEGAWKQVLTRQNTTGKVIDLIKSASPEELNSEKLGERLQQLITVGGNGKQTNGVIKQAIQYGLGAAGTAVLERVNLADVNVQEITTELKKIGGQVQDVDVNKIIEQLKQIANKTTEQTSKIGTQLGERFAKPQNPIKADVEDYLLNSFPWHFNRLTIQDEFRDVIYDPNADPITVRRQLEEINQDYFVNLLKQRGDISEDRIQEIAEQITSIRQEVFQIVQQTEREVQSQDLHRRIEDYLRNTNKEELNPEGIERNFSTLLEDPEAGVEDLQQRLSEFNRDTLVQLLQQRQDISEEEANNIVGKLEGTRDNVVNRARELQEQAKNKAQELRQRVEDYLRNTNKEELNPESIERDFRVLLEDPQTGINLLRDRLSQFDRDTLVQLLSQRQDLSEEQVNQTLNALERVRDNIIQAPQKVADKAKEQYEQTTTAIAEYLRNTNLKELNPEGIQRDLQKLFSDPKQGASALRDRLSQVDRETLVKLLSGREDLSEEQVNQIIDSVQAATNNIVKAPQRLAQRTTKQVLDFEANLENYLRNTKKEELNPEGIKRDLRLLLSSPRVGIGSLGDRVSRIDRSTLVALLSQREDITEEEANRIVDQIESVRDSIVAQFDQIQQRMRSLVDRIFGSIREYLNSLDRPELNYEGIQHDFAKIFDDPQAGFEALRDRLGEFDRDTLVAILTSRPDISEEQANQIINRIESARDSVLHRAERIQQETQRRLRAIKEQAKQQAIDSKKALADAAWWLFNAAVISLVASAIAGVLAVITPNPIL
- a CDS encoding DUF1868 domain-containing protein, which gives rise to MDDNYQTYLNRVARMTLPESYRTQVQHIQESSKFKPHDGVRQPAPFPGYTLITPPAAEDTQNADFYSQIETYQRSLLELPIDSDLIVPLPPASFHLTVADLIWDHAFVHATEKNPQFEQELNSCLGDLFEQYQQLKSKATNPISWQMLGLIVMPRAVGVCLIPKDERCYEEIIQLRRLIYQNRKLMGLGIEQHYHFTAHITLGYFGEIPAELDRIKLSNMLSELNQQWLLNFPEILIHRVELRKFDNMTRYYRQPDWTSLDF
- a CDS encoding DUF3536 domain-containing protein, whose amino-acid sequence is MTSAAELPASSGSKFKLAQDSQYLADHDPLKKSQGVYVTVHGHFYQPPRENPYLDAIERQPSAAPFHDWNERIHWECYRPNAFARVLNDKGELLGIVNNYEYMSFNIGPTLMSWLERYDVEVYQRILEADAKSSQRLHGHGNAIAQVYNHIIMPLANERDKYTQIRWGKEDFKSRFGRDPEGIWLAETAVDYPTLEALVSEGIRFIVLAPSQAQRCRPFPTENDPHPAWHEVGGSQIDPTRPYRCYLKPTLQTTSSPLSATKTTTPESTAGLPYIDIFFYDGPISRDMGFSDVVYNSHHFAGRVGAAVRGDHRPAQLISVATDGETFGHHKKGTEKTLAYAFIGEFPHHGWTVTNFAHYLSLNPPTWEVELKSITAWSCAHGVDRWQDDCGCGGEGGVWHQKWRRPLRNALNWLRDQLIEVYEEYGGKIFRDPWLARDEYIQILRDRSPANVSRFLSRHQNHKLTAVEQVDALRLLEMQRHALFMFTSCGWFFEELSRPEGTQILRYAARALELAGDVAGVQLEKGFLKRLGLALSNVEHFKHGAEVYRQLVLTAQIGFKQVASHYAITSLFNNHNNALSAQDKSPNLQTYQKRVYCYTANELDYQLQRMGALTMAVGHLKLVSEITWESEDLVFAVLHLGGWDFHCCIQQFTGRRDYSHLKEKLLASLQQASAAHAILVMTQIFGDEAFNLQNLFAEERHRIMRLLSQETLTRLDQLYTQTYRENYGVIMAFHRDELEVPQELQVAAEIALGYRCMMTLRSLEQDITETQLSWNHILELEAIATEAKHLRCRLNIPEGKQILEQLIMRLLWQLLHDANGSFSTDIQRLEKLIDVGYQLNLGISLEKSQELYFSCLHSQIVPVCLSNLNNQAEATQCSQLLKLGQKLAVDVSIIAKKLA
- the holA gene encoding DNA polymerase III subunit delta, which produces MPIYVYWGEDDFAMEKAVAVLRDRILDPLWTSFNYTAFPPDQADAVIQALNQVMTPTFGAGGRLVWLINTTLCQQCPENVLSELQRTLPVIPEDSFLLLTSRNKPDERLKATKFLKQFAQFQEFSLVPPWKTELLVQAVNQAAQTVGVKLTPQTAELLAESIGNDTRLLYTEMEKLRLYIAGSNKPLDVKTVTLLVRNTTQNTLQLAAAIRTGDTAKALGVLGDLINAAEPGLRIVATLIGQFRTWLWVKIMMEAGERNPQAIAQAAEINNPKRIYFLQQEVKSLSVPQLISYLPLLLELEVSLKQGASETSILQTKVIELCQVYQRR
- a CDS encoding DUF4168 domain-containing protein produces the protein MQENYLVFLRNSIECKLSQYLVFATLTAASLIATVGLSVKADAQPLTVNNTEVTNYAQSVLAMEPKRQQAFEEIKKLIGGKEIPKIVCNDPSSMNSLPNKAKDIAVNYCNDSQKIVAAHNLTFERFNQITVEYQNNNALKQRIYNTLIRLQNESSPNSGARNVP